The following proteins are encoded in a genomic region of Oncorhynchus masou masou isolate Uvic2021 chromosome 32, UVic_Omas_1.1, whole genome shotgun sequence:
- the LOC135525544 gene encoding guanine nucleotide-binding protein G(I)/G(S)/G(O) subunit gamma-2 has protein sequence MASNNTASIAQARKLVEQLKMEANIDRIKVSKAAADLMSYCEAHAKEDPLLSPVPASENPFREKKFFCAIL, from the exons ATGGCGTCCAACAACACAGCAAGCATCGCCCAGGCCAGGAAACTGGTAGAGCAGCTGAAGATGGAGGCCAACATTGACAGGATAAAG GTGTCCAAAGCAGCAGCAGATTTAATGTCGTACTGCGAAGCCCATGCCAAAGAGGACCCGCTCCTGTCGCCGGTGCCCGCATCCGAAAACCCTTTTAGGGAGAAGAAGTTCTTCTGTGCCATCCTGTAA